A window of Campylobacter ureolyticus contains these coding sequences:
- the aroB gene encoding 3-dehydroquinate synthase yields MAINIDLKEKSYKIFINELDEINLKGKVAIITNQTVAGLWLKDLLPKIKCDNLHIISIPDGEEYKNFKTLNDILEQLFIAKLDRKSTLISFGGGVVSDITGFAASIYERGINFINIPTTLLAQIDASVGGKTGINNKFGKNLIGSFHQPIAVYCEERYLSTLPKKEFNAGISEAIKMAITFDKNLFDYFTKDELDLSYIIKKCNEIKAKVVSLDEKESGIRAVLNYGHTFAHAIENETNYKKYLHGEAVAIGMNMANHLAYKLGLISIDELNLIKKTLMKFNLPISYKIEDENLFYNLFFLDKKTNLGKIKFIFPKSIGNFIIKDDIKKDIVLEVLKEFK; encoded by the coding sequence GTGGCAATCAATATAGATTTAAAAGAAAAAAGTTATAAAATTTTTATAAATGAACTAGATGAAATAAATTTAAAAGGCAAAGTAGCAATCATTACAAATCAAACAGTTGCTGGGCTTTGGCTAAAAGATCTGCTTCCAAAGATAAAATGCGACAACTTGCATATAATTTCAATTCCTGATGGTGAAGAATATAAAAATTTTAAAACTTTAAATGATATTTTAGAACAACTCTTTATAGCAAAACTTGATAGAAAAAGCACACTTATATCATTTGGTGGAGGTGTAGTAAGTGATATAACTGGTTTTGCAGCAAGTATTTATGAAAGAGGAATAAATTTTATAAATATCCCAACTACACTTTTAGCCCAAATTGATGCAAGCGTTGGTGGAAAAACAGGTATAAATAATAAATTTGGTAAGAATTTAATCGGTTCATTTCATCAGCCGATTGCAGTTTATTGCGAAGAAAGATATTTATCAACACTTCCAAAAAAGGAATTTAATGCTGGAATTAGTGAAGCTATAAAAATGGCTATTACATTTGATAAAAATTTATTTGATTATTTTACAAAAGATGAGCTAGACTTAAGCTACATAATTAAAAAATGTAACGAAATAAAAGCAAAAGTTGTAAGCCTTGATGAAAAAGAAAGTGGCATAAGAGCAGTTTTAAATTATGGTCACACATTTGCTCACGCTATAGAAAACGAAACAAATTATAAAAAATATCTTCATGGTGAAGCTGTGGCAATTGGTATGAATATGGCAAATCATTTAGCCTATAAACTTGGTTTAATTAGCATAGATGAGTTAAATTTGATTAAAAAAACTTTGATGAAATTTAACCTTCCTATTAGTTATAAAATAGAAGATGAAAATCTTTTTTATAATTTATTTTTCTTAGATAAAAAGACTAATCTTGGAAAGATAAAATTTATATTTCCAAAAAGTATCGGAAATTTTATTATAAAAGACGATATAAAAAAAGATATTGTTTTAGAAGTTTTAAAAGAGTTTAAATGA
- the mtaB gene encoding tRNA (N(6)-L-threonylcarbamoyladenosine(37)-C(2))-methylthiotransferase MtaB gives MKIYFKTFGCRTNIYDSEVMKNSLKDHEICDDENLADIIVVNSCTVTNGADSDVRNYINRANKNGKKVFLTGCGAISRGKELFDNGKVFGVFGSSKKENITEIIEKNIKFIDLGDINKSQNSIVKNFKKYTKAFVKIQEGCDFNCSYCIIPSVRGSSRSKDEAKILSEVLNLANNGFNEIVLTGTNIGSYGKDTKTSLAKLLKKLSLINGIKRVRLGSLEPSQIDDEFKELLDEPWLEKHLHIALQHTSETMLKIMRRRNKAFKDIELFNELASKGYALGTDFIVGHPGESDKIWLEALNNFKNFPLTHIHAFVYSPRDDTHSATLKIDVDGKTAKERLKTLQDIVEQNNFEFRKKHYNELNVLVEQKNGDFFTGFDEYYNKIYIKSDKDLTHNWIKVKKYEIEKRGNFTNF, from the coding sequence TTGAAAATTTACTTTAAAACTTTTGGTTGCAGAACAAACATATATGATAGTGAAGTTATGAAAAACTCACTTAAAGACCATGAAATTTGCGATGATGAAAACTTGGCTGACATAATAGTAGTAAATTCTTGCACGGTTACAAATGGAGCTGATAGCGATGTAAGAAACTATATAAATAGAGCAAATAAAAATGGTAAAAAAGTTTTTCTAACAGGTTGCGGTGCGATAAGTAGAGGAAAAGAGCTTTTTGATAATGGAAAGGTTTTTGGTGTTTTTGGATCTTCAAAAAAAGAAAATATCACTGAAATCATAGAAAAAAATATCAAATTTATAGATCTTGGAGATATAAATAAAAGTCAAAATAGTATAGTAAAAAATTTTAAAAAATATACAAAAGCTTTTGTTAAAATACAAGAAGGTTGTGATTTTAACTGTAGTTATTGCATAATTCCAAGCGTTAGAGGAAGTTCAAGAAGCAAAGACGAAGCTAAAATTTTAAGCGAAGTTTTAAATCTAGCAAATAATGGCTTTAATGAGATAGTTTTAACTGGGACAAATATTGGAAGTTATGGAAAAGATACAAAAACTAGCCTTGCAAAACTCCTAAAAAAACTAAGCTTAATAAATGGCATTAAAAGAGTTCGTCTTGGAAGTTTAGAACCATCTCAAATAGATGATGAGTTTAAAGAACTTTTAGATGAGCCTTGGCTTGAAAAACACCTTCACATCGCACTTCAGCACACATCAGAAACTATGCTAAAAATTATGAGAAGAAGAAACAAAGCTTTTAAAGATATAGAGCTTTTTAATGAACTTGCTAGCAAAGGATATGCCCTAGGAACTGATTTTATCGTAGGTCATCCAGGAGAAAGTGATAAAATTTGGCTTGAAGCTTTAAATAACTTTAAAAACTTTCCATTAACACATATTCATGCTTTTGTCTACTCACCAAGAGATGATACACACTCAGCAACTTTAAAAATAGATGTTGATGGAAAAACAGCAAAAGAAAGATTAAAAACTTTACAAGATATCGTAGAGCAAAATAACTTTGAGTTTAGAAAAAAACACTATAATGAATTAAATGTTTTAGTTGAACAAAAAAATGGAGATTTTTTCACTGGCTTTGATGAATACTACAATAAAATTTACATAAAAAGCGATAAAGATCTTACTCATAACTGGATAAAGGTAAAAAAATATGAGATTGAAAAAAGAGGAAATTTTACGAATTTTTAA
- the tgt gene encoding tRNA guanosine(34) transglycosylase Tgt — protein MEFNIDKIDGNARACTIKTTHSTIQTPIFMPVGTVGAVKSLDAFDLMQTLDAKIILANTYHMYLRPGSKIVKNFGGLHGFTKFNRSFLTDSGGFQAFSLSDISKPDENGIKFRSHIDGSKHYFTPKSVLDIQYDLGSDIMMILDDLVGLPATKKRVDESIKRTIKWAKEAIDYHKLNQNKGIGINQNLFGIIQGGTDYEARKFCAQKLCEMEFDGLAIGGLSVGESNEEMYDTVEGVMPFVDKNRPRYLMGVGTPEDLVENIERGVDMFDCVMPSRNARNGTLFTSFGKINIKGAKFINDHEPVDKTCNCHTCKNYSRAYLNHLYRSKELTFYRLATLHNLHYYLNLVKDAREAILKGKFSEFKKEFYSLRS, from the coding sequence ATGGAATTTAATATAGATAAAATAGACGGCAATGCTAGGGCTTGCACGATAAAAACAACTCATAGCACTATACAAACTCCTATTTTTATGCCAGTTGGCACTGTTGGAGCAGTAAAAAGCTTAGATGCATTTGATTTAATGCAAACTTTAGATGCTAAAATAATTTTAGCAAATACCTATCACATGTATCTTCGCCCAGGTTCAAAAATAGTAAAAAATTTTGGCGGACTTCATGGTTTTACTAAATTTAATAGAAGCTTTCTAACAGATAGTGGTGGATTTCAAGCTTTTAGTTTAAGTGATATTTCAAAACCAGATGAAAATGGGATCAAGTTTAGATCTCACATTGATGGAAGTAAGCACTATTTTACTCCTAAATCAGTTCTTGATATTCAATATGATTTAGGAAGTGATATTATGATGATTTTAGATGATTTAGTAGGACTTCCAGCAACTAAAAAAAGAGTTGATGAAAGCATTAAAAGGACTATTAAATGGGCAAAAGAGGCCATTGATTATCATAAATTAAACCAAAACAAAGGAATTGGTATAAATCAAAATCTTTTTGGAATCATTCAAGGAGGAACTGATTACGAAGCAAGAAAATTTTGTGCTCAAAAATTATGTGAAATGGAATTTGATGGACTTGCTATTGGCGGACTTAGCGTTGGAGAAAGCAATGAGGAGATGTATGATACGGTTGAAGGAGTAATGCCATTTGTTGATAAAAATAGACCAAGATATTTAATGGGAGTAGGAACGCCTGAGGATTTAGTAGAAAACATAGAAAGAGGCGTTGATATGTTTGATTGTGTTATGCCATCAAGGAATGCAAGAAATGGTACTTTATTTACCAGTTTTGGAAAAATTAATATAAAAGGTGCTAAATTTATAAATGACCATGAACCAGTTGATAAAACATGCAATTGTCATACTTGCAAAAATTATAGTCGTGCATATTTAAACCATCTTTATCGCTCAAAAGAACTTACTTTTTACCGTCTTGCCACGCTTCATAATTTACATTATTATTTAAATTTGGTAAAAGATGCTAGAGAAGCAATTTTAAAAGGAAAATTTAGCGAGTTTAAAAAAGAGTTTTATAGTTTAAGAAGTTAG
- a CDS encoding mechanosensitive ion channel family protein — MRVLFLLFISFVAIFADVNKTENSLDQNLTNLDLTQTKEANITKNIIENLQNDLKNINETIKDNIWLTQYQNHLSYQKLIKERNELEKQLKNIKNKDKRETILDDIKIYDEQILLLSEFESMPFSRLLETKDIPEYKKISTPFAILSGLSYIKQLNSEKDEYKSKLNQIITLVEKLKEKNDILMTINSYIPNDENTTKSLSELNFTITEFKSAKSLGKTTYDVYGKRIDDRINLVRSDIKIQLKRAFSIAGWIIFILLLSFIFKFIVKKSIKDNERSYMANKFINFLNFTLIILILIFAYIDNVSYLVTVLGFASAGLAIAMKDMFMSMLGWGVIMIGGTFRVGDRIKARKANGEIYVGDIIDISLLRMTIYEDVTMTTRETRRAGRIIFVPNNYIFTELISNYTHSGMKTVWDGIDILLTFDSNYKKATYIVKNIARQYSKGYTDIAKKQMNKLRTQYSIKSPSVEPRIFHFFEPYGILISIWYMTDSYATLGLRSTISGEILEAFEKEDDIKIAYPTQTLLFRKEDLLESKKEMIKKALNEELKNKELNNKG, encoded by the coding sequence ATGAGAGTTTTATTTTTATTATTCATAAGTTTTGTAGCTATTTTTGCCGATGTGAATAAAACTGAAAATAGCCTGGATCAAAATTTGACAAATTTAGACTTGACTCAAACAAAAGAAGCCAATATTACTAAAAATATCATTGAAAATTTGCAAAACGATTTAAAAAATATCAATGAAACTATAAAAGATAATATTTGGCTTACTCAGTATCAAAATCATCTAAGTTATCAAAAACTAATAAAAGAGAGAAATGAGCTTGAAAAACAGCTTAAAAATATAAAAAATAAAGATAAACGAGAAACTATACTTGATGATATTAAAATTTATGATGAGCAAATTTTATTATTAAGCGAATTTGAAAGCATGCCTTTTTCTAGGCTTCTTGAAACAAAAGATATACCTGAGTACAAAAAAATATCAACTCCTTTTGCCATATTATCAGGACTTTCATATATAAAACAGTTAAACTCAGAAAAAGACGAGTATAAATCTAAACTTAATCAAATTATAACTTTAGTAGAGAAACTAAAAGAAAAAAATGATATTTTAATGACAATAAATTCATATATTCCAAATGATGAAAATACAACTAAAAGTTTAAGTGAATTAAATTTTACAATAACTGAGTTTAAATCAGCAAAAAGTCTTGGAAAAACAACATATGATGTTTATGGAAAAAGGATTGATGATAGAATAAATTTAGTAAGATCTGATATTAAAATTCAACTTAAAAGAGCTTTTAGTATTGCAGGTTGGATTATTTTTATACTTCTTTTATCTTTTATATTTAAATTTATAGTTAAAAAATCAATAAAAGATAACGAACGATCATATATGGCAAATAAATTTATAAATTTTTTAAATTTTACACTAATTATTTTAATTTTAATTTTTGCATATATTGACAATGTTTCTTACTTAGTAACAGTTTTAGGTTTTGCATCAGCTGGTCTTGCGATTGCTATGAAAGATATGTTTATGAGCATGCTTGGCTGGGGCGTTATAATGATAGGTGGAACTTTTAGAGTTGGTGATAGGATAAAAGCAAGAAAGGCAAATGGTGAAATTTATGTTGGAGATATTATAGATATTTCACTTCTTAGAATGACAATTTATGAAGATGTTACAATGACTACAAGAGAAACTAGAAGAGCTGGAAGAATTATTTTTGTACCAAATAATTATATTTTTACTGAACTCATCTCAAACTACACTCACAGTGGTATGAAAACAGTTTGGGATGGCATTGATATACTTCTTACTTTTGATAGTAATTATAAAAAAGCAACTTACATAGTTAAAAATATAGCTAGACAATACTCAAAAGGCTATACAGATATAGCAAAAAAACAGATGAATAAATTAAGAACTCAATATAGTATAAAAAGTCCAAGTGTTGAACCAAGAATATTTCATTTTTTTGAACCATATGGTATTTTAATAAGCATTTGGTATATGACCGATTCTTACGCTACTTTGGGACTTAGAAGCACAATTTCTGGTGAAATTTTAGAAGCTTTCGAAAAAGAAGACGATATTAAAATAGCATACCCAACTCAAACATTACTTTTTAGAAAAGAAGATCTTTTAGAAAGTAAAAAAGAGATGATAAAAAAAGCTTTAAATGAAGAACTTAAAAATAAAGAGCTTAATAACAAAGGATAA
- the mog gene encoding molybdopterin adenylyltransferase codes for MIRVGILTLSDRASKGEYKDISGNAIKEILQEWITNEIEFFYEVIPDDFELIKSNLIKFCDELNCDLVFTTGGTGPALRDVTPEVTEAICDKILPGFGELMRIESLKFVPTAILSRQTAGVRNRSFILNLPGQPKAIKECLEPVFPAIPYCVDLIGGNYIKTDESKMKVFRPKSAIKK; via the coding sequence ATGATAAGAGTAGGAATTTTAACTCTTAGTGATAGAGCTAGCAAAGGTGAGTATAAAGACATTTCAGGAAACGCTATAAAAGAAATTTTACAAGAGTGGATAACTAATGAGATTGAGTTTTTTTATGAAGTTATACCTGATGATTTTGAGTTAATAAAATCAAATTTGATTAAATTTTGCGATGAGTTAAATTGTGATTTAGTTTTTACAACAGGTGGCACTGGTCCAGCTTTAAGAGATGTTACACCTGAGGTAACAGAAGCGATTTGTGATAAAATACTGCCTGGTTTTGGAGAATTGATGAGAATAGAAAGTTTAAAATTTGTCCCAACAGCAATACTTTCAAGACAAACAGCAGGAGTAAGAAACAGAAGTTTTATTTTAAATCTTCCGGGTCAGCCAAAAGCAATAAAAGAGTGCTTAGAGCCTGTTTTTCCTGCTATTCCATACTGCGTTGATTTAATAGGTGGAAATTATATAAAAACAGATGAGTCGAAAATGAAAGTTTTTCGACCAAAAAGTGCAATTAAAAAATAA
- a CDS encoding AAA family ATPase — protein MRLKKEEILRIFKLNKLNITLIFLFILIGLLSFVYFRNGPVYLNFNEYNQILNSNKIQKANIDGNKIYLKFDGKEYVVLKEAVNLKELYEKTRIYQKDETSFLSQMIVLFLISFLFIIILDFYLRQKKSLKTQLKKAQAADNIDFSNSFKPAISNVTLDDVAGISEVKDEIVEIVDFLKNPKIYKNLGINLPKGLLMAGPPGVGKTLIAKAIAGEAGVPFYYESGANFSQMYVGVGAKKVRELFANAKSNAPSIIFIDEIDAIGKSRGEGRNDEREATLNQLLTEMDGFIENSGVIVIGATNKIEMIDDALLRPGRFDRRVFISLPNYKDRIEILKIYLRGKKFDLDLSKLSRISVGFSGAGLATFVNEAMINALKRKSEILEFDDFVKTKNKVLFGKKKELILSEKEKEIQALYQAAKAISAYWFGVEFEKINLLEDDFLKDDEEIVSKSILENRLKVYLSGLNALKIYKNDSFNNSKSDIKKALELSHKMIFEYSMGEFIVPNQNEILNILNKNEKEIKEFLSTMQKPLFEITKHLFAFETISKEIIRDILKENNN, from the coding sequence ATGAGATTGAAAAAAGAGGAAATTTTACGAATTTTTAAGTTAAATAAACTAAATATTACATTAATATTTTTGTTTATTTTAATAGGACTTTTAAGTTTTGTCTATTTTAGAAATGGACCTGTTTATTTAAATTTTAACGAATACAACCAAATTTTAAATAGTAACAAAATTCAAAAAGCAAACATTGATGGCAATAAAATATATTTAAAATTTGATGGCAAAGAATATGTAGTATTAAAAGAGGCTGTAAATTTAAAAGAACTTTATGAAAAAACAAGAATTTATCAAAAAGATGAAACTTCATTTTTATCACAAATGATAGTTTTATTTTTAATATCTTTTTTATTTATTATCATTCTAGACTTTTATCTTAGACAAAAAAAATCTTTAAAAACTCAACTTAAAAAAGCCCAAGCAGCTGATAATATAGACTTTTCTAATAGCTTTAAACCTGCTATTTCAAATGTAACTTTAGATGATGTTGCTGGTATTAGCGAAGTAAAAGATGAAATCGTTGAAATAGTTGATTTTTTAAAAAATCCTAAAATTTATAAAAATCTTGGCATAAATTTACCAAAAGGACTTTTAATGGCAGGTCCTCCAGGAGTTGGAAAAACGCTAATAGCAAAAGCAATCGCTGGTGAAGCTGGAGTGCCATTTTATTATGAAAGTGGAGCAAATTTCTCTCAAATGTATGTTGGAGTTGGTGCAAAAAAAGTAAGAGAACTTTTTGCAAATGCCAAAAGCAATGCTCCATCAATTATTTTTATAGATGAAATTGATGCTATCGGAAAAAGTAGAGGCGAAGGTAGAAATGATGAAAGAGAAGCTACTTTAAATCAGCTTTTAACCGAAATGGATGGCTTTATTGAAAACTCTGGCGTTATTGTAATAGGTGCAACCAATAAAATAGAAATGATTGATGATGCACTTTTAAGACCTGGGCGATTTGATAGAAGAGTTTTTATTTCACTGCCAAACTATAAAGATAGGATTGAAATTTTAAAAATTTATTTAAGAGGTAAGAAATTTGATCTTGATTTAAGTAAATTATCAAGGATAAGTGTAGGTTTTAGCGGTGCTGGACTTGCTACTTTTGTAAATGAGGCTATGATTAACGCACTAAAAAGAAAAAGTGAAATTTTAGAATTTGATGACTTTGTAAAAACAAAAAATAAAGTTTTATTTGGAAAGAAAAAAGAGCTAATTTTAAGTGAAAAAGAAAAAGAAATTCAAGCCCTTTATCAAGCAGCAAAGGCAATTAGTGCATATTGGTTTGGCGTAGAGTTTGAAAAAATAAACCTTTTAGAAGATGATTTTTTAAAAGATGATGAAGAGATAGTTTCAAAAAGTATCTTAGAAAATAGACTAAAAGTTTATTTAAGTGGCCTAAATGCTCTTAAAATTTATAAAAATGATAGTTTTAATAACTCAAAATCTGACATTAAAAAAGCACTTGAACTTTCTCATAAGATGATTTTTGAATATTCTATGGGTGAATTTATTGTGCCAAATCAAAATGAAATTTTAAATATTTTAAATAAAAATGAAAAAGAGATTAAAGAGTTTTTAAGCACTATGCAAAAGCCTTTATTTGAGATAACTAAACATCTTTTTGCATTTGAGACCATCTCAAAAGAGATAATAAGAGATATTTTAAAAGAAAATAACAATTAA
- a CDS encoding arginyltransferase — protein MINITPFCSLESLCPYLGDRPSRTEYLYIKGCNKSLNSILVKRGYRRFGRYFQKPICANCNECISVRVDAFKFKPSKSQRRVIRKNQHIRFAYHTPFADEERVELFKKFHKFKSFQREWKYYDIDVYKYYDLYILGYLDFGKEISYYDENGKLICVDLVDIADDGLSSVYCYYDPEYLNLSLGKFSLLNEIEIAKKLNLRWIYLGYYVKNCQSLEYKKDFLPQEKLKEYVDFDKEPIWEEFEI, from the coding sequence TTGATAAATATCACTCCTTTTTGTTCTTTAGAAAGCTTATGTCCTTATTTAGGAGATAGACCTAGCAGGACTGAGTATTTGTACATTAAAGGATGTAATAAATCTCTTAACTCGATTTTAGTAAAGCGTGGGTATAGACGATTTGGAAGATATTTTCAAAAGCCAATTTGCGCAAATTGTAATGAGTGCATAAGTGTTAGAGTGGATGCTTTTAAATTTAAGCCAAGCAAAAGCCAAAGAAGGGTAATAAGAAAAAATCAACATATAAGATTTGCTTATCACACGCCTTTTGCGGATGAGGAAAGAGTAGAGCTTTTTAAAAAATTTCACAAATTTAAAAGCTTTCAAAGAGAGTGGAAATATTATGATATAGATGTTTATAAATATTATGATTTATACATTTTAGGATATTTGGATTTTGGCAAGGAAATATCATATTATGATGAAAATGGCAAGCTCATCTGTGTTGATTTAGTTGATATAGCAGATGATGGATTAAGCTCAGTTTATTGTTATTACGATCCAGAATATTTAAATTTAAGTCTTGGTAAATTTTCACTCTTAAATGAGATAGAAATAGCTAAAAAACTAAATTTAAGGTGGATTTATCTAGGATATTATGTAAAAAATTGTCAAAGTTTAGAGTATAAAAAGGACTTTTTACCGCAAGAAAAATTAAAAGAGTATGTAGATTTTGATAAAGAGCCGATTTGGGAAGAGTTTGAAATTTAA